A window of the Lolium perenne isolate Kyuss_39 chromosome 7, Kyuss_2.0, whole genome shotgun sequence genome harbors these coding sequences:
- the LOC127314392 gene encoding ABC transporter G family member 28 — translation MAMAMAASSVLVLVLLCAMAGAGSASLTSAFEDRFKKLTNVFEPRVRGDLGFCINDPDKEWNKTFKFPDVAFIVDCLNEGDLPLRVCTAAELKFYFESLTSGKKNYVRPNKNCNLTAWIDGCEPGWACAADGELDYNDAVNFPPRTDLCRGCCPGFFCPHGLTCMIPCPLGGYCPQSTLNKTTGVCDPYNYQPPPGKPNHTCGGADRWSDVMTTDDVFCPAGYYCPSPITKLDCSSGYYCRKGSTSQTKCLSKGSCKPNSATQDITIFGAMLGGALSLVLLIIYNFSDQLLTNREKRQAKSREAAVRHARETVQARERWKSAKDVAKKHAGSLQNSLSRTFSRKKTLRTHESSKGGGGCPTEPTDADPPKETGEINQAAGFNNVEAVGEKKKTKGKHAHTQSQIFKYAYGQIEKEKALELELEQQPNNNLTFSGVISMATDEDIRTRPRIEIAFKDLTLTLKGSKKKLLRSVTGKLMPGRVAAVMGPSGAGKTTFLSAIAGKATGCAPSGMILINDRVEPIRAYKKIIGFVPQDDIVHGNLTVQENLWFNARCRLPAEMSQAEKVLVVERVIEALGLQPVRDSLVGTVEQRGISGGQRKRVNVGLEMVMEPSVLILDEPTSGLDSASSLLLLRALRREALEGVNISMVVHQPSYTLYNMFDDLILLAKGGMTVYHGPVKKVEEYFQGLGIVVPDRVNPPDYYIDILEGIVKPNTNAAVNVKDLPLRWMLHNEYEVPRDMLQSASDSGSSFREGEGGHTGPEAESKKSVVSELWGNLRDILGQKKDEYDYNKSSEDLSNRKTPGILRQYKYYLGRCGKQRLRESRIQGVDFLILGLAGICLGTLAKVSDETFGALGYTYTVIAVSLLCMIGALRSFSLEKIHYWRERASGMSSLAYFMSKDTIDHFNTIVKPIVYLSMFYFFNNPRSSIWENYVILVAVVYCVTGIGYTFAIFFQPGSAQLWSALLPVVLTLVSTEQKGTVFAKLCYTKWALEAFVVANVERYSGVWMITRCGSLMQTGYDIDNKIWCIVVLAVNGIVFRCIAFFCMVIFQKH, via the exons atggccatggccatggcAGCGTCATCGGTGCTGGTCCTTGTCCTCCTCTGCGCCATGGCCGGCGCGGGGTCGGCGAGCCTCACCTCGGCCTTCGAGGACCGCTTCAAGAAACTCACCAACGTATTCGAACCGCGGGTGCGCGGGGATCTCGGCTTCTGCATCAACGACCC GGACAAGGAGTGGAACAAAACCTTCAAATTCCCCGATGTTGCCTTCATCGTCGACTGCTTGAACGAAG GAGACCTGCCGCTACGTGTATGCACCGCTGCCGAGCTCAAGTTCTACTTCGAGAGTCTCACCAGCGGAAAGAAGAACTACGTCAGGCCCAACAAGAACTGCAACCTCACCGCGTGGATCGACGGATGCGAGCCCGGCTGGGCCTGCGCCGCCGACGGAGAATTGGATTACAATGACGCCGTCAACTTCCCGCCTAGGACGGACCTTTGCAGAGGATGCTGTCCGGGATTCTTTTGCCCACACGGGCTCACATGCATGATACCTTGCCCTTTGGGAGGATACTGTCCACAATCCACCCTAAACAAAACAACGGGAGTTTGTGATCC ATACAACTACCAACCGCCTCCTGGCAAGCCGAATCACACTTGCGGTGGTGCTGACAGATGGTCAGATGTCATGACTACCGACGACGTCTTCTGTCCTGCTGGTTACTACTGTCCAAGCCCTATAACCAAGCTTGATTGTAGTAGTGG GTACTATTGCAGGAAAGGATCAACCTCCCAAACCA AATGCTTATCCAAGGGCAGTTGTAAACCAAACTCTGCAACCCAGGATATCACAATATTCGGTGCAATGCTAGGG GGTGCTCTAAGTTTAGTGTTGTTGATCATCTACAACTTCTCTGATCAACTTCTTACCAACCGAGAGAAAAGGCAAGCCAAATCTAGGGAAGCTGCTGTAAGACATGCACGAGAGACTGTGCAAGCTCGTGAGAGGTGGAAGTCGGCTAAAGATGTAGCCAAGAAGCACGCCGGTAGCCTGCAAAATTCTCTCTCCCGCACATTCTCGCGCAAGAAGACTCTCAGGACGCATGAATCATCGAAAGGAGGTGGCGGCTGTCCAACTGAACCCACAGATGCGGATCCACCAAAAGAAACGGGAGAAATAAACCAAGCAGCAGGCTTCAATAATGTTGAAGCTGTAGGGGAAAAAAAGAAGACCAAAGGGAAACATGCCCACACTCAAAGCCAAATCTTCAAGTATGCATACGGGCAAATCGAAAAGGAGAAGGCACTGGAACTGGAGCTAGAACAGCAGCCGAATAATAACCTTACCTTTTCAGGAGTGATATCCATGGCGACCGATGAAGATATAAGGACAAGACCTAGAATTGAGATTGCTTTCAAGGATCTTACTCTAACCTTGAAGGGGAGTAAGAAGAAGCTCCTAAGGTCTGTGACCGGGAAGCTTATGCCTGGCCGGGTGGCCGCTGTCATGGGCCCGTCAGGTGCGGGGAAGACCACATTCCTTAGTGCTATCGCAGGTAAGGCTACTGGATGCGCGCCATCCGGTATGATACTCATAAATGACAGAGTAGAACCTATCCGTGCATACAAGAAAATCATTGGCTTTGTCCCGCAAGATGACATTGTCCATGGAAACTTGACTGTCCAAGAGAACCTATGGTTTAATGCAAGATGCAG GCTCCCTGCTGAGATGTCACAGGCTGAAAAAGTTCTTGTTGTGGAAAGAGTTATCGAGGCTTTGGGATTGCAACCAGTTCGCGATTCCTTGGTTGGAACTGTTGAGCAGCGTGGCATCTCTGGTGGCCAGCGTAAGCGAGTAAATGTTGGGCTAGAGATGGTCATGGAACCCTCTGTGTTGATTTTAGACGAGCCAACGTCTGGTTTGGACAGTGCTTCATCTCTGCTATTGCTTCGCGCCCTACGCCGGGAAGCTCTTGAAGGTGTCAACATCTCTATGGTGGTCCATCAACCCAG TTACACATTGTACAACATGTTTGATGATTTGATACTTCTCGCGAAAGGTGGTATGACTGTCTACCATGGGCCCGTGAAGAAAGTGGAGGAGTACTTCCAAGGTCTGGGGATTGTCGTCCCAGATCGTGTCAATCCACCGGACTACTACATAGATATCTTGGAGGGAATCGTGAAGCCAAATACGAATGCAGCAGTCAATGTCAAAGATCTCCCTCTGCGATGGATGCTGCACAACGAATACGAAGTTCCAAGAGATATGTTGCAGAGTGCTTCTGACTCGGGATCGTCATTTAGGGAAGGAGAGGGGGGTCACACTGGCCCTGAAGCCGAATCCAAAAAATCCGTTGTTAGTGAATTGTGGGGTAATCTCAGGGACATACTTGGGCAGAAAAAGGATGAGTATGATTACAATAAATCTTCTGAAGATTTATCTAACCGGAAAACTCCTGGCATCCTTAGGCAGTACAAGTACTACCTGGGAAG ATGTGGCAAGCAAAGGCTTCGTGAATCTAGAATACAAGGAGTCGACTTTCTGATTCTGGGCCTTGCTGGTATCTGTTTAGGGACACTGGCTAAAGTGAGCGACGAGACATTTGGAGCACTTGGCTACACATACACTGTCATCGCTGTCT CCCTTCTGTGCATGATTGGTGCCCTTCGGTCATTCTCCCTGGAGAAGATACACTACTGGAGGGAAAGAGCATCAGGCATGAGCTCTTTGGCATACTTCATGTCTAAAGACACGATCGATCACTTCAACACCATTGTGAAACCTATTGTATACTTGTCCATGTTCTACTTCTTCAACAATCCGAGGTCGTCGATCTGGGAGAACTATGTGATCCTCGTTGCGGTCGTCTACTGCGTGACGGGGATCGGCTACACTTTCGCTATCTTCTTTCAGCCCGGTTCGGCACAGCTG TGGTCCGCGTTGCTTCCGGTTGTCCTAACTCTGGTTTCAACCGAGCAGAAGGGCACCGTGTTTGCCAAATTATGCTACACAAAGTGGGCTCTCGAAGCATTCGTGGTCGCAAACGTAGAGAG GTATTCAGGGGTTTGGATGATCACACGATGTGGTTCCCTAATGCAAACCGGGTATGACATCGACAACAAGATCTGGTGTATAGTCGTCCTCGCGGTGAACGGGATAGTAttccggtgtatagccttcttctGCATGGTCATCTTCCAAAAGCACTGA